One Chitinophagales bacterium genomic window carries:
- a CDS encoding LPS biosynthesis-like protein, with protein MKIALIHFRIAQVGGLETRLKNYLHYFTQRGDEVTIVHARQDMHIQLPDRVHLHKINCRWIPKPLRMWWFGKHSASFLQQSQFDLSLSLGRTPGQQLLICPGTHIGYLQAMHIQVPSPVDYLNIYLDRQAFRTSGIILSASRMIAREVTGLYRIAQEKVQTLYPPSDPDVFNFSLRRQRLQLQRALGIAPHKKSFLFVSSGHQRKGLPLLLQIFSSLRSKAVHLYIAGAPVKYRLPDNVSFLGFTPDMQKVYPAVDALIHPAAYEPFGQIVSESLMCGTPVIVSQKTGAAELVQPDEGLVIPSFKPADWQQAIERFCDMRLTVKEGFAERNRLTPAHHLGDMLEIWSKARSRQLI; from the coding sequence GTGAAAATAGCCCTCATTCATTTCAGAATAGCTCAGGTAGGCGGTCTGGAAACACGTCTGAAAAATTACCTGCACTATTTCACACAGCGCGGAGATGAGGTAACCATTGTACACGCACGACAAGACATGCACATCCAGCTGCCCGATAGAGTACATCTGCATAAAATTAATTGCCGGTGGATACCCAAACCTCTGCGCATGTGGTGGTTTGGAAAACACAGTGCTTCTTTTCTACAACAATCGCAGTTTGACCTGAGCCTGTCACTGGGTCGCACACCCGGACAGCAATTATTGATTTGCCCCGGTACGCATATCGGCTATCTGCAGGCTATGCATATCCAGGTGCCTTCACCGGTTGACTACCTGAACATATATCTTGATCGCCAGGCATTTCGCACGTCCGGAATCATTCTTTCAGCTTCCCGGATGATTGCCCGGGAAGTAACCGGGCTCTACCGGATAGCTCAGGAAAAAGTGCAAACCCTCTATCCCCCTTCTGATCCGGATGTTTTCAACTTCTCCCTGCGCAGGCAGCGCCTGCAACTGCAACGTGCATTGGGTATTGCCCCGCATAAAAAAAGTTTTCTTTTCGTATCCTCAGGACATCAGCGGAAGGGACTTCCCCTCTTACTGCAGATTTTCAGTAGCCTGCGCAGCAAAGCTGTGCATCTGTATATTGCCGGAGCACCGGTTAAGTATAGGCTTCCGGATAATGTATCTTTTCTGGGCTTTACTCCCGACATGCAAAAGGTTTACCCGGCAGTAGATGCACTCATTCATCCGGCTGCCTATGAACCTTTCGGACAAATCGTGAGTGAAAGCCTCATGTGTGGCACACCGGTTATAGTGTCGCAAAAAACGGGGGCTGCCGAACTGGTTCAGCCGGATGAAGGGCTCGTTATCCCTTCGTTCAAACCTGCAGACTGGCAGCAAGCTATTGAGCGCTTTTGTGATATGCGGCTTACGGTAAAAGAAGGATTTGCGGAAAGAAACCGCTTAACACCGGCTCATCATCTGGGGGATATGCTGGAAATCTGGTCTAAGGCCAGAAGCCGGCAACTCATCTGA
- the rocD gene encoding ornithine--oxo-acid transaminase, giving the protein METASLSAIALEERYGAYNYHPLPVVLTRGRGVHVWDVEGKKYYDFLSAYSAVNQGHCHPKIIRALCEQAERLTLTSRAFHSDMLGVFEQYICEYFGYQRVLPMNTGAEAVETAIKLARKWGYKKKGIPENQAKLIFCENNFHGRTTTIISASTDEAARKHFGPYMPGLVVIPYNDLTALQEALTDPTVAGFIVEPIQGEAGVLVPAEGYLKQAQQLCRAANVLFIADEIQTGLGRTGRLLCCDYEEVRPDILILGKALGGGVMPVSAVLSDDEVMLTLRPGEHGSTFGGNPLACKVAMAALAVVREENLAENAFRMGELFRNALRAIKSPALREIRGKGLLNAITLADNNVAWNFCLQLKENGLLAKPTHGDKVRFAPPLIINEVQLEECIDIIREALDTLH; this is encoded by the coding sequence ATGGAAACTGCTTCTTTATCTGCTATTGCGCTGGAAGAGCGTTATGGGGCATATAACTATCATCCGCTACCGGTAGTGCTTACACGAGGGCGCGGGGTGCACGTGTGGGATGTGGAAGGCAAAAAATACTACGATTTTCTGTCAGCCTATTCCGCGGTAAATCAGGGGCACTGCCATCCGAAAATTATCCGCGCTCTGTGTGAACAGGCAGAGCGTCTGACCCTAACCTCCCGGGCATTTCATAGTGATATGCTGGGGGTCTTTGAGCAATATATATGTGAGTATTTCGGTTATCAGCGGGTACTTCCCATGAATACGGGTGCCGAAGCCGTGGAAACAGCCATTAAGCTCGCGCGGAAGTGGGGATATAAAAAGAAAGGCATTCCTGAAAACCAGGCTAAGCTGATTTTTTGTGAAAATAACTTTCATGGACGCACCACAACCATCATCTCTGCTTCAACTGATGAAGCTGCCAGAAAGCATTTTGGCCCTTATATGCCCGGGCTGGTGGTCATACCATACAACGATCTCACCGCCCTTCAGGAAGCACTTACCGACCCTACTGTAGCTGGTTTTATTGTGGAGCCCATTCAGGGTGAGGCGGGAGTGCTCGTTCCGGCAGAGGGATACTTAAAGCAGGCTCAGCAGTTATGCCGGGCTGCCAACGTGTTATTCATTGCCGATGAAATTCAAACCGGTTTGGGACGAACCGGACGTTTGCTGTGCTGTGACTATGAGGAGGTGCGACCTGACATTTTGATTTTGGGAAAAGCCCTGGGTGGGGGCGTGATGCCCGTTTCTGCGGTTTTGTCTGATGATGAAGTAATGCTTACCCTGCGGCCTGGAGAACATGGTTCAACCTTTGGCGGCAATCCACTGGCCTGTAAGGTGGCTATGGCCGCACTGGCCGTTGTCCGTGAAGAAAACCTGGCTGAAAATGCCTTTCGCATGGGCGAACTATTCAGAAATGCGCTACGCGCAATAAAAAGTCCTGCCCTGCGGGAAATCAGAGGTAAGGGCTTGTTGAATGCTATTACTCTTGCAGACAATAATGTAGCGTGGAATTTCTGCCTGCAATTGAAAGAAAACGGCTTGCTGGCAAAACCCACGCATGGCGACAAAGTGCGTTTCGCACCGCCCTTAATTATTAATGAAGTGCAACTGGAAGAATGTATTGACATCATCCGGGAAGCACTGGATACATTGCATTAA
- a CDS encoding cysteine desulfurase, protein MRVYLDNAATTPVAPEVVEAMMPYFTEHYGNPSSIHAHGRAARAALEKARKTIAGLLHAAPAEIFFTSGGTETANLIIYQAVHHLGVSRIITSKMEHHCVLHTAESLFRRLKIDYVELDEHGNILYESLEQLLKNQHKTLVCLMHANNEIGTITNIARVGELCKQHGALFFSDTVQTVAHYPIDLQAVHVHFISGSAHKFHGPKGVGFAYIRSDSMLRPLLHGGAQERNMRAGTENLPGIVGMEKAMSLAYARLEEDRRHISGLKKYFLEKLRQHFPDIRVHGNEAENSLYTVLNIGFPRKQDSGMLVFNLDIHGVSASAGSACSSGSDVGSHVLAALGVTDRYEGVRFSFSRYNTTEEMDYTIEKLKEIIRP, encoded by the coding sequence ATGCGGGTGTATCTGGATAATGCCGCTACCACGCCTGTGGCTCCGGAAGTAGTTGAGGCTATGATGCCTTACTTTACGGAGCATTACGGGAATCCGTCATCCATTCATGCACATGGACGGGCGGCCAGGGCTGCATTGGAGAAAGCCCGAAAAACCATTGCCGGATTACTTCATGCAGCACCGGCAGAAATCTTTTTCACCTCAGGAGGTACCGAAACAGCCAACCTAATTATTTATCAGGCTGTGCACCATCTGGGAGTTTCCCGTATCATCACCTCAAAAATGGAACACCATTGTGTGTTGCATACTGCTGAATCGTTGTTCAGACGCCTGAAGATTGATTATGTGGAGCTTGACGAGCATGGGAACATTTTGTATGAATCACTGGAGCAACTGCTGAAAAATCAGCATAAGACTCTGGTTTGCCTGATGCACGCCAATAATGAAATCGGCACTATTACCAACATCGCCAGGGTAGGCGAACTATGCAAACAACACGGAGCCCTGTTCTTTTCCGACACTGTGCAAACGGTTGCACATTATCCGATTGACCTGCAGGCAGTGCATGTTCACTTCATTAGCGGGTCGGCTCATAAGTTTCACGGACCTAAAGGAGTGGGGTTTGCCTATATCCGCAGCGACTCTATGCTGCGTCCGCTCCTGCATGGGGGAGCTCAGGAGCGTAACATGCGGGCCGGCACGGAAAATTTACCCGGCATTGTGGGAATGGAAAAAGCAATGTCTCTGGCTTACGCCAGACTGGAGGAAGACCGTAGGCATATCAGCGGTTTAAAAAAATATTTTCTCGAAAAGCTAAGGCAACATTTTCCCGACATACGGGTGCATGGTAATGAAGCAGAAAACAGTTTATATACCGTGTTGAATATCGGATTCCCCAGAAAACAGGATTCCGGCATGCTGGTATTTAATCTGGATATTCATGGCGTTTCAGCCTCCGCAGGCAGTGCCTGCTCTTCCGGGTCAGATGTCGGATCACATGTGCTTGCAGCCCTTGGTGTTACGGATCGGTATGAAGGAGTACGTTTCTCTTTCTCCCGGTATAATACCACCGAGGAAATGGATTATACCATTGAAAAGCTCAAAGAAATAATCAGACCTTGA
- a CDS encoding phosphoglucosamine mutase: MTLIKSISGIRGTIGGTAGEALTPPDIVKYTSAFGTWLRKRAKSRKVVIGRDARLSGPMVKQLVAGALQGCGLHVIDLDLSTTPTVEIAIPEEKAAGGIIITASHNPKEWNALKLLNEKGEFVSAADGQEILQIADKGQFHFVPVNELGGLEIKNHYLEIHIQKILALSLVDTEAIRKRNFKIVVDAVNSSGGIAVPKLLRALGVEQIVELYCEPDGRFPHNPEPLPEHLLEISKMVKKQKADLGIAVDPDVDRLALIMEDGSPFGEEYTLVAVADYVLQHKKGDTVSNLSSTRALRDVAEKRKVKHHSAAVGEVHVVEMMKKVKAVIGGEGNGGIIYPELHYGRDALVGIALFLSHLARSGKTVSMLRAEYPNYYMSKNKIELNPAVDIDRVLLKMQEKYKKYPHATIDGLKIDFDDHWIHLRKSNTEPILRIYTESKNLTTAESIAQRIMKEIGELSKQAQS; this comes from the coding sequence TTGACACTGATAAAATCTATCTCGGGAATCAGAGGAACTATCGGAGGTACTGCAGGCGAAGCACTTACTCCGCCTGATATTGTGAAATATACATCGGCTTTTGGCACCTGGCTGCGTAAACGTGCAAAAAGCAGAAAGGTGGTTATTGGTCGTGATGCCCGTTTGTCCGGACCCATGGTAAAACAGCTCGTGGCTGGAGCCTTACAGGGCTGCGGGCTGCATGTCATTGACCTGGATCTGTCCACTACGCCTACGGTGGAAATTGCCATTCCGGAAGAAAAAGCCGCTGGAGGTATTATCATCACCGCAAGCCATAATCCTAAAGAATGGAATGCCCTGAAACTACTCAACGAGAAAGGAGAGTTTGTGTCAGCTGCTGACGGACAGGAAATTCTTCAAATAGCAGATAAAGGGCAGTTTCACTTTGTGCCAGTCAATGAATTGGGTGGTCTGGAAATAAAAAATCACTACCTGGAAATCCACATACAAAAAATTCTTGCTCTTTCCCTGGTAGATACAGAGGCTATCCGCAAAAGAAATTTTAAAATAGTTGTAGATGCGGTCAACTCTTCCGGAGGCATAGCCGTACCAAAACTGCTCCGTGCACTCGGAGTGGAGCAAATTGTAGAATTGTATTGTGAGCCTGATGGACGCTTTCCGCACAATCCCGAACCTCTTCCGGAGCATCTGCTGGAAATAAGCAAGATGGTAAAAAAACAAAAAGCCGATTTGGGCATTGCCGTTGATCCTGATGTGGACCGCCTTGCCCTGATAATGGAAGACGGCAGCCCTTTTGGCGAAGAATATACCCTTGTGGCCGTAGCGGATTATGTGTTGCAGCACAAGAAGGGCGATACCGTGAGCAACCTTTCTTCAACCAGAGCATTACGTGACGTTGCCGAAAAACGCAAAGTAAAGCATCACAGTGCTGCCGTAGGAGAAGTGCATGTGGTAGAGATGATGAAAAAAGTAAAGGCGGTGATAGGAGGAGAAGGCAATGGAGGCATTATCTATCCTGAATTACATTATGGCCGCGATGCGTTGGTGGGCATTGCCTTGTTTCTCAGTCATCTGGCCAGGTCGGGTAAAACCGTTTCCATGCTGCGTGCCGAATATCCTAACTATTACATGTCTAAAAATAAAATTGAACTGAATCCCGCTGTGGACATTGACCGGGTTCTTCTAAAGATGCAGGAAAAATACAAAAAGTATCCACATGCGACCATTGACGGGTTAAAGATTGATTTTGATGATCATTGGATTCACCTCCGCAAATCCAATACAGAACCCATTTTACGTATCTATACCGAAAGCAAGAATTTAACTACTGCTGAAAGTATAGCGCAGCGGATAATGAAAGAAATAGGAGAGTTGTCAAAGCAAGCACAATCCTGA
- a CDS encoding methyltransferase — translation MEKDWYETWFHSPYYEALYYHRDETEARVFIDALVAFLKPAPQSRILDLACGSGRHAVYLASLGYQVTGIDLSAELIEKARSSESDKLEFFVHDMRNEFRINFYNYILNLFTSFGYFKSDHDHKRVLKNIFLGLKSGGRFVLDFFNTVKLSRTLVKHENKHIGKVQFDIQRSLEKGFVIKTIKVVHNGQTYNYLERVRAFTPVELLRLISESGLVVEEQFGSYDLQPYVPQSSDRLIIIARKPE, via the coding sequence GTGGAGAAAGACTGGTACGAAACATGGTTTCATTCCCCTTACTATGAAGCGCTTTATTATCATCGTGATGAAACCGAAGCGCGGGTGTTTATTGATGCCCTTGTTGCATTTTTGAAGCCCGCTCCGCAATCACGCATACTGGATCTGGCCTGTGGCAGCGGACGCCATGCTGTTTACCTGGCTTCCCTCGGCTACCAGGTAACCGGCATTGACCTTTCCGCAGAACTGATTGAAAAAGCGCGCAGCTCTGAAAGCGACAAGCTGGAGTTTTTTGTTCACGACATGCGAAACGAGTTCAGAATAAACTTTTATAACTATATCCTGAATCTTTTTACCAGTTTCGGCTATTTTAAATCCGACCATGATCATAAACGTGTTTTGAAAAATATTTTTCTGGGACTGAAAAGCGGGGGGCGCTTTGTGCTGGATTTTTTCAATACCGTGAAATTAAGCCGCACCCTGGTAAAACATGAGAACAAACACATCGGAAAAGTGCAGTTTGATATTCAACGCAGCCTGGAAAAGGGTTTCGTTATAAAGACAATCAAAGTTGTGCACAACGGTCAAACATACAATTACCTGGAACGGGTGCGCGCCTTCACTCCGGTTGAACTGCTTCGGCTCATATCAGAATCCGGACTTGTGGTGGAGGAGCAATTCGGCTCCTATGACCTGCAGCCTTATGTTCCGCAATCGTCAGACAGACTGATTATCATCGCACGCAAACCGGAATGA
- a CDS encoding phosphatase PAP2 family protein: protein MTDWLLQLDKELFTCINVKWTSPLLDSVLPWMRNKYVWAPLYLFIGSFLLLNYHKKGLLISIYLALTVLLCDQISSDLIKPLLARPRPCHHTEWLEEIRVLVSCGTGYSFVSSHATNHFGVALFLGLLLKKKFSWVLPVGLIWALLIAYSQIYVGVHYPLDIAGGALLGAAIGSLMYGMVYRHLKGDF, encoded by the coding sequence ATGACAGACTGGCTCCTTCAACTGGATAAAGAGCTTTTTACATGTATCAATGTAAAATGGACGTCTCCCTTGCTGGATTCGGTGTTGCCCTGGATGAGAAACAAATATGTGTGGGCCCCTCTCTATCTGTTTATAGGCAGTTTTTTATTACTGAATTATCATAAAAAGGGACTACTGATCAGCATTTATCTCGCTTTGACGGTTTTACTGTGTGATCAGATCAGCAGCGATCTGATTAAGCCCTTGCTGGCTCGTCCCCGCCCGTGTCATCATACGGAGTGGCTGGAAGAAATACGCGTTTTGGTGAGCTGTGGCACCGGCTATAGCTTTGTATCCTCGCATGCAACGAACCATTTTGGTGTGGCCCTGTTTCTTGGGCTATTGCTAAAGAAAAAATTCAGCTGGGTACTGCCTGTCGGGCTGATCTGGGCACTGCTTATTGCCTACAGTCAAATATATGTGGGGGTGCATTATCCGCTGGATATTGCGGGTGGCGCACTGTTGGGTGCCGCTATCGGTTCCCTGATGTATGGTATGGTTTACCGACATTTAAAAGGCGATTTTTAA
- a CDS encoding enoyl-CoA hydratase, which produces MQFEYILVEPEYEKHIALVRFNRPNELNALNRKLMSELRDALKMLDDDEEVRVIILTGNARAFAAGADIKEMADKSAIDMVKIDQFSTWDQIKKTKKPIIAAVSGFALGGGCELAMTCDMIIASETAQFGQPEIKIGVIPGAGGTQRLTHAVGKVKAMEMVLTGKFISAEEALRWGLINKVVPAELYLDEAVKLARDIAAMSPIAVRLAKEAVLQSFNSSLDEGLAFERKNFYMLFASEDQKEGMQAFIEKRKPQFKGR; this is translated from the coding sequence ATGCAGTTTGAGTATATTCTTGTTGAACCCGAATATGAAAAACACATCGCGCTGGTCCGTTTTAACCGGCCTAATGAACTGAATGCCCTCAATCGCAAGCTGATGAGTGAACTGCGGGATGCATTAAAAATGCTGGATGATGACGAAGAGGTGCGCGTCATTATTCTCACGGGCAATGCACGTGCTTTTGCTGCAGGAGCCGACATAAAAGAAATGGCCGACAAGTCAGCAATTGACATGGTGAAGATAGACCAGTTTTCCACCTGGGATCAGATTAAAAAAACCAAAAAACCCATCATAGCTGCCGTTTCTGGCTTTGCGCTGGGCGGAGGTTGCGAACTGGCCATGACCTGCGATATGATTATTGCTTCGGAAACGGCTCAGTTTGGACAGCCGGAAATTAAAATCGGTGTCATACCCGGAGCCGGAGGCACGCAGCGCCTGACGCATGCGGTAGGAAAAGTTAAGGCTATGGAAATGGTTTTGACCGGTAAATTTATTTCTGCAGAAGAAGCGTTGCGGTGGGGTCTTATCAATAAGGTAGTACCTGCCGAACTCTATCTGGATGAGGCAGTGAAGCTTGCCCGCGACATTGCCGCAATGTCTCCGATTGCGGTAAGACTTGCCAAAGAAGCAGTGTTGCAATCGTTTAACTCAAGCCTGGATGAAGGGCTTGCCTTTGAAAGAAAAAACTTTTACATGCTCTTTGCTTCGGAAGACCAGAAGGAAGGCATGCAGGCATTTATTGAAAAACGCAAACCGCAATTTAAGGGACGATAG
- a CDS encoding radical SAM protein, with the protein MVYADEKGRIRENPLYEAVGRSGKNIYRLRPSDFIELPEGSELFFLPGRTPLGYNKQTRKIESSPAGVAVAAFIAPAHTQTFLSAYASSAEAPVLPLYAYTAAGWLNGKFYVTALRVDSDIRQDVNQFRLSTIQRQVALFRKKYPDNRLVDHLATNCALSYHCRAAQNYFLNRWECPLPVSPACNAECIGCISLQPEEHPVSSAHFRLKYSPSAEEIAEIAIDHLNTATNPIVSFGQGCEGEPLLVWETLREAIYLIRKKTQKGIINLNTNGSRPQAVKELCRAGLQSIRVSMNSAQPEWYTRYYLPRNYNFDDVKASISVVRSFGGWASINYFTYPGLTDSQEEYYALRKLIRETDLSMIQWRNFNIDPDWYLKKTGIEPGGAPLGIPRMMQLLKKEFPRLRYGYFNPYFPAQSNNKKIYPAAQGS; encoded by the coding sequence ATGGTTTATGCCGATGAGAAGGGGCGCATTCGGGAAAACCCTCTTTATGAAGCAGTGGGGCGCAGCGGGAAAAACATCTACAGGCTCCGGCCCTCTGATTTTATTGAGCTACCCGAAGGCAGTGAGCTTTTTTTTCTTCCGGGGCGTACACCTCTTGGCTATAATAAACAAACCCGTAAAATAGAGTCCTCTCCTGCGGGAGTAGCTGTAGCCGCTTTTATTGCACCCGCGCACACCCAAACTTTTCTCTCTGCCTATGCCTCTTCAGCGGAAGCACCGGTGTTGCCTCTGTATGCCTACACTGCTGCAGGTTGGCTGAATGGTAAATTTTATGTCACCGCTCTGCGTGTGGATTCTGATATCCGCCAGGATGTAAACCAATTCAGGCTCTCCACGATACAAAGGCAGGTGGCATTGTTCCGGAAAAAATATCCCGACAACAGGCTGGTAGATCACCTGGCAACAAACTGCGCCCTTAGCTATCATTGCCGGGCTGCACAGAATTACTTTCTCAACCGCTGGGAATGTCCGTTGCCGGTTTCTCCGGCCTGCAATGCAGAATGTATCGGCTGCATCTCCCTGCAGCCTGAAGAACATCCCGTATCATCGGCTCACTTCCGGCTGAAATACTCTCCTTCCGCTGAAGAAATAGCGGAAATAGCCATTGACCATCTGAACACGGCTACCAATCCTATTGTAAGCTTTGGACAGGGATGCGAAGGAGAGCCTTTGCTGGTTTGGGAAACGCTACGGGAGGCTATTTATCTCATCAGAAAAAAAACACAAAAAGGAATTATCAATCTCAATACCAATGGCAGCCGTCCACAGGCAGTGAAAGAACTCTGCCGGGCAGGTCTTCAAAGTATTCGGGTAAGTATGAACAGCGCTCAGCCGGAATGGTACACCCGTTACTATCTGCCACGCAATTACAACTTTGATGATGTGAAGGCTTCCATAAGCGTGGTGCGCAGTTTTGGGGGCTGGGCATCCATTAATTATTTTACATATCCCGGCCTCACTGACAGCCAGGAAGAATACTATGCTTTGCGCAAGCTGATTCGGGAAACCGACCTGTCCATGATTCAGTGGCGCAATTTCAATATTGACCCTGACTGGTACCTCAAAAAGACCGGTATTGAACCCGGTGGTGCTCCGCTGGGAATACCCCGCATGATGCAGTTATTGAAAAAAGAATTCCCCCGTCTGCGATATGGATACTTCAATCCTTACTTTCCAGCGCAAAGCAATAACAAAAAAATTTATCCTGCCGCACAAGGGAGCTGA
- a CDS encoding enoyl-CoA hydratase, whose protein sequence is MASVILQEHETGNGKILQITLNRPEVHNCIDGEAAQMLLQAWQRFSDEDDLVVAVLHGAGEEAFCSGADLKALHTLVNVEADQQQQQHFIEHGTGPLGGTRLLQTKPVIAVSQGYTFAGGLELYCHGHIRLAEEKATFSVSCRRWGVPLVDGGTVYLPRLIGLGYALPLIITGQKIDAKRAYEIGLVWEVVPQGKGLERAMEYARQICLLPREAMLADLSSAIHGLHLSWNEALKLEASKMYEVLRGESIRRGVEQFIQGNRQWFK, encoded by the coding sequence ATGGCATCCGTCATCTTGCAGGAACATGAAACCGGCAACGGGAAGATATTGCAAATTACGTTGAATCGCCCTGAGGTACATAATTGTATTGATGGAGAGGCTGCACAGATGCTCCTTCAGGCATGGCAACGCTTTAGCGATGAAGATGATCTGGTGGTAGCTGTGCTGCACGGAGCGGGGGAGGAAGCCTTTTGCTCCGGTGCTGACCTAAAAGCTCTGCATACTCTGGTAAACGTGGAGGCCGATCAGCAGCAGCAACAGCACTTTATTGAGCACGGCACTGGACCTCTGGGCGGAACCCGTCTCCTGCAGACAAAGCCGGTTATTGCCGTAAGTCAGGGATACACGTTTGCCGGAGGATTGGAATTGTATTGCCACGGGCATATCCGTCTTGCAGAAGAGAAGGCTACTTTTTCGGTTTCCTGCAGACGGTGGGGAGTTCCGCTGGTGGATGGCGGCACAGTGTATCTACCCCGACTTATCGGGCTTGGCTATGCCTTACCGCTGATCATTACCGGCCAGAAAATTGATGCCAAACGGGCTTACGAAATTGGGTTGGTCTGGGAGGTTGTACCTCAAGGTAAGGGATTGGAAAGAGCTATGGAATATGCACGACAAATTTGTTTGCTTCCTCGTGAAGCCATGCTCGCTGACCTTTCTTCAGCCATACATGGGCTGCATCTTTCCTGGAATGAAGCGCTTAAACTGGAGGCCAGCAAGATGTATGAAGTGCTCCGCGGTGAGAGTATCCGCAGAGGAGTGGAGCAATTTATACAAGGTAATCGCCAGTGGTTCAAGTAA
- a CDS encoding transporter, with protein MKQIGYLLFGFYFGIVLYKTEVISWFRIQEMFRFQSFHMYGIIGLAVIVGAISVQILRRFGLKSLDGEPLNFSRHTFSKGHVIGGLLFGLGWAMVGACPGPLYALVGSGYWIMAVTLLSAIIGVLVYGITKKWLPH; from the coding sequence ATGAAACAGATTGGTTATCTTCTATTTGGGTTCTATTTTGGAATTGTATTATACAAGACAGAAGTGATTTCCTGGTTTCGCATTCAGGAGATGTTTCGCTTTCAGTCTTTTCATATGTATGGTATTATCGGATTGGCTGTGATAGTGGGTGCCATTTCCGTGCAAATACTCAGGCGGTTTGGCCTGAAGTCTTTAGATGGAGAACCTCTCAATTTCAGCAGGCATACCTTTAGCAAAGGTCACGTTATTGGGGGACTTTTGTTTGGTTTAGGCTGGGCAATGGTTGGAGCCTGCCCCGGTCCGCTGTATGCATTGGTAGGAAGCGGCTACTGGATTATGGCAGTTACGCTTCTCAGCGCCATTATTGGTGTGCTTGTATATGGTATCACAAAGAAATGGCTCCCACATTGA